One Hermetia illucens chromosome 4, iHerIll2.2.curated.20191125, whole genome shotgun sequence DNA segment encodes these proteins:
- the LOC119654779 gene encoding endocuticle structural glycoprotein SgAbd-5-like, which produces MKFVIVVSVLIAIAASAPQDHPDVSVLRFNNENDGLGHYHFDYELSDGQKRDEAGELKDFGEEKAVVVTGSYSFTGPDGQTYWVTFTADENGYHPVVGTGPQGQQH; this is translated from the exons atgaaaTTCGTTATTGTCGTCAGTGTTCTTATTGCTATCGCCGCTAGTGCTCCTCAGGATCACCCAGATGTATCTGTTCTCAGATTTAACAACGAGAATGATGGACTAGGACACTACCATTTCGA CTACGAACTATCTGACGGTCAGAAACGAGATGAAGCTGGTGAACTCAAGGACTTTGGCGAGGAAAAGGCCGTTGTTGTAACAGGATCTTATTCATTCACCGGACCTGATGGACAAACCTACTGGGTAACCTTCACCGCTGACGAAAATGGTTACCATCCAGTGGTTGGAACTGGACCACAAGGCCAACAacactaa